The proteins below come from a single Mangifera indica cultivar Alphonso chromosome 16, CATAS_Mindica_2.1, whole genome shotgun sequence genomic window:
- the LOC123199593 gene encoding protein DETOXIFICATION 45, chloroplastic-like, whose protein sequence is MTVSQLMGGPSCGITGKSLERRAFTKIRKPFAGIGDAKSHQNFRFAGTNRGGLSFNNFIKCCGSISSQDTTDFLRISPSVGERFASNSVAELSKDKFESRVAPATGQSPSQNVQMDLIMLSLPAIAGQAIEPLAQLMETAYIGKLGALELASAGVSISIFNILSKVFNIPLLNVATSFVAEDIANNAKEESISDSSFMEAKDNDRKLLPSVSTALVLAFAIGVSEALAMYFGSGVFLNIMGISSASSMRAPAQRFLCLRAIGAPAVVVYLAIQGIFRGFKDTRTPVLCLGLGNFAAVVMFPILMNYCQLGVTGAAISTVISQYIVAFLMIWYLNKRTVLLVPNIKNLHFGDYLKSGGFLLGRTLACVLTITLSTSMAARQGAIAMAAHQICLQIWLSVSLLADAQAASSQALIASYLAKGHYNTVKEITHFSLKAGLFTGVSLALILGTSFSYIATLFTNDPQVLGIIRSVVVFLCACEPITCLAYIFDGLHYGVSDFSFIAFTTMVIAAISCAFLLYAPNFIGLSGVWIGLTLFMGLRIVAGYMRLYSKDGPWWFLQKDVVPKLEVVI, encoded by the exons ATGACAGTTTCTCAGTTGATGGGAGGACCCTCATGTGGTATTACTGGTAAAAGTTTGGAAAGAAGAGCATTTACAAAGATTCGCAAGCCTTTTGCTGGAATAGGAGACGCAAAATCTCATCAGAATTTTCGTTTTGCGGGGACAAACAGAGGGGGTCTTAGCTTCAACAACTTCATTAAGTGTTGTGGCTCAATCAGCAGTCAAGACACTACAGATTTTCTTCGAATCAGTCCTAGTGTTGGGGAAAGATTTGCATCTAACAGTGTAGCAGAACTCAGCAAGGATAAGTT TGAGTCAAGGGTGGCGCCAGCTACGGGTCAATCCCCTTCTCAGAATGTCCAAATGGATCTTATAATGCTTTCTTTACCTGCAATTGCTGGACAAGCAATTGAGCCCTTAGCACAACTGATGGAAACAGCTTACATTGGTAAATTGG GTGCCTTGGAGTTGGCATCCGCTGGTGTTTCCATATCAATATTCAACATCCTCTCGAAGGTATTCAATATTCCTCTTCTCAATGTTGCAACATCTTTTGTGGCTGAAGACATCGCAAATAATGCAAAGGAGGAGTCTATTTCAG ATAGTAGCTTTATGGAGGCAAAGGACAATGACAGAAAGCTGCTCCCTTCTGTCTCGACTGCCTTAGTTTTAGCATTTGCAATCGGTGTCTCTGAGGCCCTAGCAATGTATTTTGGGTCTGGAGTGTTTCTTAACATCATGGGAATATCATCT GCTTCATCCATGCGTGCTCCAGCGCAAAGATTTCTGTGTCTCAGAGCAATTGGTGCTCCTGCAGTGGTTGTTTATCTAGCCATTCAGGGCATTTTCCGCGGGTTTAAGGATACAAGGACTCCGGTTTTATGTCTAG GATTGGGAAATTTCGCAGCTGTAGTAATGTTCCCCATACTGATGAACTACTGTCAGTTGGGTGTAACCGGTGCAGCCATTTCCACTGTTATATCTCA ataCATTGTCGCTTTTCTGATGATTTGGTACCTTAACAAGAGGACTGTTTTATTGGTTCCCAACATAAAGAATTTGCACTTTGGTGACTACCTAAAATCTG GTGGTTTTCTTCTTGGAAGAACTCTTGCTTGTGTCTTGACTATAACTTTGAGCACATCGATGGCTGCTCGCCAGGGAGCTATAGCAATGGCAGCTCATCAAATATGTCTACAAATCTGGTTATCTGTGTCTCTTCTTGCAGATGCACAAGCAGCATCTAGTCAG GCTCTCATCGCAAGCTATCTTGCCAAGGGACACTACAACACAGTGAAAGAAATCACGCATTTTTCCTTAAAG GCCGGATTGTTCACTGGTGTGTCTCTAGCTCTCATTTTGGGCACTTCTTTTAGTTACATTGCCACATTGTTCACTAATGACCCACAAGTACTTGGAATCATCAGATCCGTCGTAGTA TTCCTCTGTGCCTGTGAGCCCATCACTTGCCTGGCTTACATTTTTGATGGCCTTCATTATGGTGTTTCTGATTTTTCATTCATTGCTTTCACCACG ATGGTTATTGCTGCAATTTCTTGTGCATTCTTGCTCTATGCTCCTAATTTCATCGGTCTTTCGGGTGTTTGGATCGGTTTAACCCTTTTCATGGGTCTGCGGATAGTTGCAGGATATATGAG ATTATACTCGAAGGATGGTCCCTGGTGGTTCTTACAGAAAGATGTTGTACCAAAACTTGAG GTTGTCATCTGA
- the LOC123198776 gene encoding butanoate--CoA ligase AAE1-like — MECLLQCSANYVPLTPISFLERAAHVYGDRTSIVYGTSVRYSWRETYESCLKLASALAKLQISPGDIVAALAPNIPALYKLHFAVPMAGAVLSALNTRFDAAMVASILEQLEAKIMFVDYQFVELVLKALNILSQKSIKSPLLVVIPEFDQAAASSTANNLPPGCLDYDEVLKVGNSDHFEMQQPEDECGPISVSFTSGTTGHPKGAVYSHRAAYLNSLAQISRCDMREMPVFLWTVDMFRCNGWCFAWALAALGGTNICLRNVSGKLIFDSIVLHKVTHFCGAPTILNIIADASASDQMPLQNRVNVVIAGALPPAQILEKVSSLGFNIGHAYGMTEVLGIATVKPWKKPDWDSSTSDEHEKIRRHEGLHSLFIQTDVKDPSTMKSVPYDGKTVGEIMFKANAIMLGYHKNPEETQEVFRNGWYHTGDLAVRNPDGYIQIKDRKNDIIISGAETISTLEVEAVLLSNPKVSEAAVVGRPDDQLQQVAYAFVKLKGGCNSNPEELIKFCQDHLPNYMVPRAVVFEDIPVNSTGKVQKFTLREKLSQCH, encoded by the exons ATGGAATGCCTGCTTCAGTGCTCTGCAAACTACGTCCCCTTGACGCCTATCAGCTTTTTAGAGCGAGCTGCTCATGTCTATGGCGATAGAACTTCCATTGTTTATGGCACCTCTGTGAGATATTCCTGGAGAGAAACGTATGAAAGCTGCCTCAAACTCGCTTCTGCTTTGGCCAAGTTGCAGATTTCTCCGGGGGATATT GTAGCAGCTCTGGCCCCAAATATTCCAGCACTCTACAAGCTCCATTTTGCAGTCCCAATGGCTGGGGCAGTTCTTTCTGCACTTAATACTAGATTTGATGCCGCCATGGTAGCATCAATTCTTGAACAGCTTGAGGCCAAAATCATGTTTGTTGATTATCAGTTTGTTGAACTTGTCCTCAAAGCACTCAACATTCTCTCTCAGAAGAGTATAAAGTCACCTCTCCTTGTGGTAATCCCAGAGTTTGATCAAGCAGCAGCTTCTTCAACAGCAAATAATCTGCCGCCTGGTTGTTTGGATTATGATGAAGTTCTTAAGGTGGGAAATTCTGATCATTTTGAAATGCAGCAACCAGAGGATGAATGTGGTCCGATTTCAGTGAGTTTTACTTCAGGCACAACTGGGCATCCTAAAGGGGCGGTTTACAGCCACAGAGCAGCTTATCTCAATTCACTGGCACAAATTTCTCGCTGTGACATGAGGGAAATGCCCGTATTTCTTTGGACAGTCGACATGTTTCGCTGCAATGGCTGGTGCTTCGCTTGGGCACTTGCAGCTCTTGGTGGCACTAATATTTGCCTCAGAAATGTCTCCGGAAAGCTCATATTTGATTCAATAGTCCTCCACAAAGTCACTCACTTTTGCGGTGCACCAACCATTCTGAACATCATCGCAGACGCCTCAGCAAGCGACCAAATGCCCCTTCAGAACAGGGTAAATGTTGTAATTGCTGGTGCATTGCCACCGGCGCAAATCCTGGAGAAAGTTTCAAGCTTAGGATTCAACATTGGCCATGCCTATGGAATGACAGAAGTACTTGGAATAGCCACTGTTAAGCCCTGGAAAAAACCTGACTGGGATTCTTCAACCTCGGATGAACATGAAAAGATCAGACGCCACGAAGGCCTTCACAGCCTTTTCATTCAAACGGATGTGAAGGATCCAAGCACCATGAAAAGTGTTCCATATGATGGGAAAACAGTCGGTGAGATAATGTTCAAGGCCAATGCTATAATGTTGGGGTACCATAAAAATCCGGAAGAAACTCAGGAAGTTTTCAGGAATGGATGGTATCATACTGGGGATCTGGCAGTCAGAAATCCTGATGGTTACATACAAATAAAGGACCGAAAAAACGATATCATCATTTCTGGGGCGGAGACTATTAGCACACTGGAAGTGGAAGCAGTGTTGTTAAGTAATCCGAAGGTTTCAGAGGCTGCTGTTGTTGGAAGACCTGATGATCAATTGCAGCAGGTGGCTTATGCTTTTGTGAAATTGAAGGGGGGTTGTAATTCAAATCCTGAAGAACTCATTAAATTTTGTCAGGATCATTTACCAAACTATATGGTTCCCAGGGCTGTGGTTTTTGAAGATATACCAGTCAATTCAACTGGAAAGGTGCAAAAGTTTACTCTCAGGGAGAAGCTCAGCCAGTGCCATTGA
- the LOC123199675 gene encoding pentatricopeptide repeat-containing protein At2g17670 encodes MGKIPPVLRSSVSASTLIRAPLKTENSQRHHFNKIPSKKQQQKDSDDSHKTKIIPSLFKSPELSEAKKLLNSFISTKQTPPDRPFHNSILQSYALVSTVDDSISLLQHMIKTNPAFSPDRSTYHILLSQACKAPHSDLSPVHKTLNLMINNGFEPNQGTTDIAVRSLCSVNRVDDAVELVKELSLKKSLPDIYTYNFLIKCLCKCRALSSVYGFIDEMRSSFDIKPNLVTYTILIDNVCNTKNLREAMRLVSALNESGFKPDCFVYNTIMKGYCMLSKGSEVIGVYKRMKEEGVEPDLVTYNTLIFGLSKSGRVDEARKYLKIMVEAGHFPDAVTYTSLMNGMCRKGDSLGALALLEEMEARGCSPNACTYNTLLHGLCKSRFLEKGIELYGLIKEGGMKLETASYATFVRMLCRGGRVAKAYEVFDYAVESKSLTDVAAYTTLESTLKWLKKAKENGHAV; translated from the coding sequence ATGGGCAAAATCCCACCTGTTTTACGCTCGTCAGTTTCAGCCAGTACCCTTATAAGAGCTCcattaaaaactgaaaattccCAACGCCATCACTTCAACAAAATACCGTCCAAAAAGCAGCAGCAAAAAGATTCTGACGATTCTCATAAAACGAAAATAATCCCATCTCTGTTTAAGTCGCCTGAACTCTCAGAAGCCAAGAAACTCCTTAACTCCTTTATTTCTACGAAACAAACCCCACCCGATCGCCCTTTCCACAACTCTATCCTTCAGTCCTACGCTTTGGTGTCCACCGTTGATGATTCAATCTCTCTTCTCCAGCACATGATTAAAACCAACCCCGCTTTCTCTCCTGACCGTTCAACTTACCATATTTTGCTTTCGCAGGCCTGCAAAGCACCTCATTCTGACCTCTCCCCGGTTCATAAAACGCTTAATTTGATGATCAATAATGGGTTTGAACCAAATCAGGGGACCACTGATATTGCGGTACGATCACTTTGTTCTGTTAATCGTGTTGATGATGCTGTTGAGTTGGTAAAAGAATTGTCATTGAAAAAGTCGCTGCCtgatatatatacttataattttcttatcaaGTGTTTGTGCAAGTGTAGAGCTTTGAGTAGTGTATATGGTTTCATTGATGAGATGCGTAGTTCTTTTGATATAAAGCCTAATCTTGTAACTTATACAATCTTGATTGATAATGTTTGTAATACTAAGAATTTACGTGAGGCTATGCGACTGGTTAGTGCACTTAATGAGTCGGGGTTTAAGCCGGATTGCTTTGTGTATAACACTATTATGAAAGGTTATTGCATGTTGAGTAAAGGCAGCGAAGTTATAGGGGTCtataaaagaatgaaagaagaaGGTGTAGAGCCCGATCTTGTTACTTATAACACATTGATTTTTGGGTTGTCAAAATCTGGGAGAGTAGATGAAGCTAGAAAGTACTTGAAAATAATGGTAGAAGCTGGCCATTTTCCAGATGCTGTTACATATACTTCATTGATGAATGGGATGTGTAGGAAAGGAGACTCATTGGGTGCCCTGGCCTTGTTGGAGGAGATGGAGGCTAGGGGATGTAGTCCAAATGCTTGTACGTATAATACCTTACTGCATGGTTTGTGTAAGTCAAGGTTTTTGGAGAAAGGAATTGAATTGTATGGGCTGATCAAAGAGGGAGGCATGAAGCTTGAGACGGCTAGTTATGCCACATTTGTGAGGATGCTTTGTCGAGGTGGTAGGGTTGCCAAGGCTTACGAAGTTTTTGACTATGCAGTTGAAAGTAAGAGTTTGACAGATGTTGCTGCTTACACAACATTGGAAAGTACACTTAAGTGGCTGAAGAAAGCTAAAGAAAATGGTCATGCAGTCTAA
- the LOC123198874 gene encoding protein STRICTOSIDINE SYNTHASE-LIKE 7-like, whose protein sequence is MSNSAPHSAPPTQRQHQQQQRLWRSPLVFSVMVPLMAAVFLYQLDSFQPAHMPVDGLSYPGVKAPKRNDRILQGAELLGLGVLPGPEDIVYDSRLNVIYTGCEDGWIKRVTLNDSVVENWINTGGRPLGLALRDNEFVVADAYKGLLKINANEIELLTDEAESQKFKLTDAVEIAEDGMIYFTDASYKYDVSEVNWDFLEGKPFGRLLSFDPVTKNTKLLLHHLYFANGVTISPDQTFLVFCETFMRRCSKYYIKGKEAGHLEKFIENLPGIPDNIHYDGEGLYWIAFASEFTRQLDLMFRYPFIRKFAGILYKYMGLTRLMKNAGVMAVDLEGKPVAHYQDPGLPMISSGIKIGDNLYCGSLFNSYILRLDLNKHPAVETM, encoded by the exons ATGTCCAACTCGGCCCCCCACTCAGCTCCCCCAACCCAACGCCAGCACCAACAACAGCAACGGTTATGGCGTTCTCCCCTTGTGTTTTCAGTCATGGTTCCTTTAATGGCGGCCGTGTTTTTGTACCAACTCGACTCCTTCCAGCCAGCTCACATGCCTGTCGACGGCCTCAGTTATCCGGGGGTGAAAGCACCGAAGCGAAATGATCGTATATTGCAAGGAGCGGAGCTGCTGGGCCTGGGAGTCCTCCCGGGACCCGAAGATATTGTTTATGACTCTCGGTTGAACGTCATCTACACGGGGTGTGAAGATGGGTGGATTAAGCGAGTCACGCTCAACGACTCGGTGGTTGAGAACTGGATCAACACCGGCGGGAGGCCGCTTGGGCTGGCTCTTCGAGATAATGAATTCGTCGTTGCTGACGCTTACAAG GGGCTGCTGAAGATAAATGCAAACGAAATCGAGCTGCTAACGGATGAGGCTGAGAGCCAAAAGTTCAAGCTGACAGATGCTGTAGAAATTGCAGAAGATGGCATGATATATTTCACAGATGCCTCATATAAATATGACGTATCTGAGGTTAATTGGGACTTTTTGGAGGGTAAGCCTTTCGGTAGATTATTAAGTTTTGATCCCGTAACAAAGAACACTAAGTTGTTGCTTCATCATCTCTACTTTGCCAATGGAGTCACAATTTCCCCGGATCAAACTTTTCTCGTTTTCTGTGAGACCTTCAT GAGAAGGTGCAGCAAGTATTATATTAAAGGGAAGGAAGCCGGCCACCTGGAAAAGTTCATCGAGAATTTGCCTGGAATTCCTGATAACATTCACTATGATGGAGAGGGGCTTTACTGGATTGCTTTTGCCTCG GAATTCACAAGACAGTTGGATCTAATGTTTCGATATCCATTCATCCGAAAGTTTGCAGGAATTCTTTATAAATACATGGGATTGACACGTCTCATGAAAAATGCTGGGGTTATGGCGGTTGATCTGGAAGGAAAACCAGTTGCTCACTATCAGGATCCTGGATTACCGATGATTTCCAGTGGGATCAAGATTGGAGATAATCTGTACTGCGGTTCTTTATTCAATTCCTACATTCTGCGACTTGACTTGAATAAACACCCTGCAGTGGAAACCATGTGA
- the LOC123198701 gene encoding LOW QUALITY PROTEIN: basic endochitinase-like (The sequence of the model RefSeq protein was modified relative to this genomic sequence to represent the inferred CDS: inserted 1 base in 1 codon), with the protein MRLCMCLWVLAAVCSLASNLGALAEQCGSQAGGAVCPGGLCCSQYGFCGTTNDYCGAGCQSQCTAGGSPSTPSTPTPTPSGGGGDISSLISKDLFEQILKHRNDAACPAKGFYTYEAFINAAKSFGAFATTGDTNTRKREIAAFLAQTSHETTGGWPSAPDGPYAWGYCFKQEQGNPPDYCVASQQWPCAPGKKYYGRGPIQISYNYNYGPAGNAINYNLLNDPDAVANDPVISFKTAFWFWMTPQSPKPSCHAVITGQWQPSAADTQAGRVPGYGVITNIINGGIECGKGSXAQMENRIGFYKRYCQILGVDTGSNLDCSNQRPFNA; encoded by the exons ATGAGGTTGTGTATGTGCTTATGGGTGCTAGCAGCAGTTTGCAGTTTGGCCTCTAATCTGGGGGCCTTGGCTGAGCAATGCGGCAGCCAAGCTGGAGGGGCCGTATGTCCCGGAGGGCTTTGTTGTAGCCAGTACGGTTTCTGTGGCACCACTAATGATTATTGCGGTGCTGGTTGTCAAAGCCAGTGCACTGCTGGGGGCTCGCCGTCGACGCCCTCCACGCCAACTCCTACCCCCAGTGGCGGCGGCGGCGATATTAGTTCACTCATTAGCAAAGACCTGTTTGAACAGATTCTAAAGCACCGTAATGATGCTGCTTGCCCAGCCAAAGGCTTCTACACTTACGAAGCTTTCATCAACGCCGCCAAGTCCTTCGGCGCCTTTGCAACCACTGGTGATACAAATACCCGGAAAAGAGAAATCGCCGCCTTTTTGGCTCAAACTTCTCATGAAACTACAGGTGGGTGGCCTTCTGCACCAGATGGACCCTATGCTTGGGGATATTGCTTCAAGCAGGAACAAGGCAACCCTCCAGATTATTGTGTTGCAAGTCAACAATGGCCTTGTGCACCTGGTAAAAAATACTATGGCCGGGGTCCCATCCAAATTTCCTA CAACTACAACTATGGCCCAGCAGGAAATGCCATAAACTATAACCTGTTAAACGACCCAGACGCAGTGGCAAACGACCCTGTTATTTCATTCAAGACTGCTTTCTGGTTCTGGATGACTCCACAGTCACCGAAACCTTCATGTCACGCTGTAATCACTGGCCAGTGGCAGCCGTCCGCTGCTGATACTCAGGCGGGGCGGGTCCCCGGCTATGGGGTCATCACCAACATCATCAACGGCGGTATAGAATGCGGCAAAGGTT ACGCACAGATGGAGAATCGGATTGGATTCTATAAGAGATACTGCCAAATTTTGGGAGTGGACACTGGCAGTAACTTGGACTGCAGTAATCAAAGGCCTTTTAATGCTTAA